A stretch of bacterium DNA encodes these proteins:
- the dnaB gene encoding replicative DNA helicase — protein MSPETAPESSLRKPPQALEAEAAVIGAMLLNPDTVPTVLQYLKPHDFYLQTHRRVYEAVITLFEQNSPTDIVTVTTELKRMKELEAIGGQSFLSALLDGVLTTANCEEYAQLVLEKSVQRQLISTATEIVQASYDESRRANELVEEAEQKIFNIREAGSRRGFANMKDLLKVEMERVEKAMADKKLITGIETGFTDLDERTSGFQPGDLIIIAGRPGMGKTAFALSIAAKANTRRPVPTAIFSLEMSAEALTQRLMCSEAGLSMHSLRRGMLTPRQRTRLAATLGGLYEAPIHVDDTPGLTALDMRARARRLKSQGPLSMVIIDYLQLMEATTRRREANRQQEITEITRALKAMAKELEIPVVVLSQLSRATEKRDDRRPQLADLRESGSIEQDADVVLFLFRPAMYQKGENVDPNIEHEAHLDIAKQRNGPTGEIPLTYLPECMRFENPAGREMQGPLGPPEEEEAEDVLPE, from the coding sequence ATGAGCCCCGAGACCGCTCCTGAGTCTTCGCTCCGCAAACCCCCGCAGGCGCTCGAGGCCGAGGCGGCGGTCATCGGGGCGATGTTGCTCAATCCCGACACTGTGCCCACCGTGCTCCAGTACCTGAAACCCCATGACTTCTATCTCCAGACCCACCGTCGGGTCTACGAAGCCGTCATCACTCTGTTCGAACAGAACTCGCCGACCGACATCGTCACCGTCACCACCGAGCTGAAACGGATGAAAGAGCTCGAAGCCATCGGCGGACAGTCCTTCCTGTCCGCGCTGCTCGACGGCGTGCTGACCACCGCCAACTGCGAGGAGTACGCCCAGCTCGTACTCGAGAAGTCCGTGCAGCGCCAGCTCATCAGCACCGCGACCGAAATCGTCCAGGCCAGCTACGACGAATCGCGCCGGGCCAACGAACTGGTGGAAGAAGCCGAACAGAAGATATTCAACATCCGCGAGGCGGGCTCCCGCCGCGGCTTCGCCAACATGAAGGACCTGCTGAAAGTCGAGATGGAGCGGGTTGAGAAAGCGATGGCCGACAAGAAGCTGATAACCGGCATCGAGACCGGCTTCACCGATCTGGACGAAAGAACCAGCGGGTTCCAACCCGGGGACCTCATCATCATCGCCGGCCGCCCCGGCATGGGCAAGACCGCCTTTGCGCTCAGCATTGCCGCAAAAGCCAACACCCGTCGCCCGGTTCCAACCGCGATATTCAGCCTTGAGATGTCGGCCGAGGCCCTGACGCAGCGGCTGATGTGCTCGGAGGCGGGTCTGAGCATGCACTCGCTGCGCCGCGGCATGCTGACTCCGCGCCAGCGTACGCGGCTGGCGGCCACGCTCGGCGGGCTGTACGAAGCCCCGATCCACGTGGATGACACGCCCGGGCTGACTGCGCTCGACATGCGTGCCCGCGCCCGGCGACTGAAGTCCCAGGGCCCCCTCTCCATGGTTATCATCGACTACCTGCAGCTGATGGAGGCGACCACCCGGCGACGTGAGGCCAATCGCCAACAGGAAATAACCGAAATCACTCGCGCGCTCAAGGCCATGGCCAAGGAGCTGGAGATCCCGGTTGTCGTGCTCTCCCAGCTTTCCCGGGCGACCGAGAAACGTGACGACCGCCGGCCCCAGCTCGCCGACCTGCGCGAGTCCGGCTCAATCGAGCAGGATGCGGATGTGGTGCTCTTCCTCTTCCGTCCGGCAATGTATCAGAAAGGCGAGAACGTCGACCCCAACATCGAGCACGAGGCCCATCTCGACATTGCCAAGCAACGCAACGGACCGACCGGCGAGATTCCGCTGACCTACCTGCCTGAGTGCATGCGCTTCGAGAACCCCGCCGGCCGCGAGATGCAGGGACCGCTGGGCCCGCCCGAGGAAGAAGAAGCCGAGGACGTCCTGCCGGAATGA